Genomic DNA from bacterium:
TTATTCAGCCAAAGATGAGGAGCATAACAATGCTGTAGCGCTCAAATGCTTTTTCTCTTCGGATAAATGATATATGAAAAGTGTTCAACAATATATCCAGAGATCTACCGAATGTAGAATAATAATTCATTCAATCGACTAAAAGTTGATTTAAGTCAATTGTTATCGATAAACATATTCTTAAAATAAGTTTAGTAAAAGAAAGAACAATAAACTTTTTAGAATCGACTTTGGTAAAGTAGATTTTATATAAAATAATTTGAAAAGGGAAATGATGAATTATGAAAATGTGCCAGCTAATGTTTCCTCAACTTCATTAAATATCATAGGAGTAGAAAAGGCTGATCAGGGAGAAATCCAAGTTGCAATCAAGTTTTTTTCTGAGGCAATTAAACTTAATCCGAATGATCCAAACGCTTACTTTAACAGGGCGACTTTGCTTGTCAAGATGGGAGATATTCAAGCAGCAAGGGCCGATTTTAATAGTGCACAGGAATTTAGTAGTTGATTATTGCAGAATGATTTAACCTTTTACATTAGCTATGATATCATAACGATTATAACAATGATTGTGTTTATGAAGTTTTTGGATCTTATAAAATCAATAAATATTTAGTTTAAATTTATTTTTTCTGCATTGTAACCTTTATGCTAGGTTATTCATCAGAGTATTAAACAAAAATTTTAATTGTAATAATGTTTAAAGCTACTATTTCGGGACATCCCATTCACATAATGCTGATTCACTTTCCGATAGCATTTCTTCCACTAAGTGCTTTACTGGACATATTTTCAATCATATATCAAAGCTTTATTTGGCAGAATTAGCCTTTTATTCATTGGTCTTGGGAACTACTTCAGGATTTTTTGCTGCAGGATTCGGAGCGATTGATCTAATCAAAATAAAAAACGAGCAGACAATTCTAAAAATAGCTTTGCTGCACGGCGGATTAAATGTGCTATGGCTTATGATATTTAGTGTGATTGCAGGAA
This window encodes:
- a CDS encoding tetratricopeptide repeat protein, with the protein product MMNYENVPANVSSTSLNIIGVEKADQGEIQVAIKFFSEAIKLNPNDPNAYFNRATLLVKMGDIQAARADFNSAQEFSS
- a CDS encoding DUF2231 domain-containing protein, translating into MAELAFYSLVLGTTSGFFAAGFGAIDLIKIKNEQTILKIALLHGGLNVLWLMIFSVIAGIQLKQFPEINILNNWVIILKTLIVVGLFYTNFLGGELVLHYGVGRKN